The Microbulbifer pacificus sequence TCCGGCGGTGAGAATTGCCCTGTCTATGTCGCTGGCGGCACCTATGCCGCGGGTGACGTAGTCACCAACGCGAATGGCTTTTACGCATGCTCAGTTGCCGGTTGGTGCTCCTCGGGCAACGGTGCGTATGAACCCGGGGTGGGCTGGGCGTGGGAGCAGGCCTGGTCTACAAGCAGTGCTGCGGCCTGCGGCGGCAGCAGCAGTGGCGGCGGAGTGACGGTGCCCGATGCCTATTTCTGCGCTGCCGAGTGGAAAACCGGCACACTTTACACTCAGGGCAGCGTGGTTGCCTATCAGGGTATTGCTTACCGCGCATTGGTAGACACCCATTCCATCGCGCCCGGCAATACCGCATATCCCGGTCAGTGGGAGATTGCCGGCTACCCGGACGACGCCCTCTGTCCGGTGCCGATCCCCAACAGCATTGACTATGGCGAGCCACAACCCGTTGATGGAAACCCCAATGTCGGTACCGTCAATCCCACAGGTGCCATCGCCGCGGCACGTATTGCTGATGTCCAGTCCACTCTGAGCGGTACCCGTGGTGCCGTTGATCCCGCCGCCGACAATGGTGGTGATCACGCTGGACTCGATGTCGACAACGGCGCTCGCGGATCGAAACTGGTGCCCGGCAGTCTGCCACTGCAGCACAACACCTACGGTCTCAGCGCGGGTACCGAAATCGTCAGCTATATCGGCGACTGGGCCATTTATGGTCGGCGCTATGACTTTACCAAACTGCCGGCGTCCAACCTGAACCGCATAGTGTATGGGTTTGCGGGGATCTGTTATCCGGACGCAAAAAACGAGCAGGATGGTGGTTTCCCGACATCGGCACCAGCGGCGGTCATGCGCACCTGTAATCAGAGCAATTTACCCGACGGTGCCATGGCGATAGCCGATTTCGAGGCGGCCTTTCTACGAGACGTGGGGGTAGCGCCGACCGGTGTGGTGGGCACCGAGAGCATGTACGAGCTGGATCGCGACAAGGTCGGCGGCGTGTTTGGTGTGCTGTATCACTTACGCGAACAGAATCCGCATCTGAAACTCGATCTTTCCGTCGGCGGTTGGACGCTGTCGGAAGGTTTCCCGTGGATGGCGCACGATCCGGTGAGACGCAAAGTGTTTGTGGATTCCATTGTTCACTTCCTTGAGCGTTACGATTTTGACGGTGTCGATATTGACTGGGAGTACCCCGGCAGTGATGGCGCGGTGGTGGGTATGGCGCGGGAGGATGATGGCGAAAACTACGCAATTCTGATCCGCGAACTGCGTGCGGGGATGGACTGGCTGACGCAAAAAACCGGTAAGCCCTATCGCCTGTCATCGGCGATTCCCGCGGGGCTGGGGCGTCTGCAGAAAATAGACTGGTCCGAGGTGCACCCCTACATGGATCGTCTCTATGCCATGACCTACGACCTCACCGGTGCCTGGGAGCGGGAGCTGTCTCACCATACGCCGCTCTATACCAATCCCATGGCCACCGGATCATCTGCCGGCACCTCCGCGGACTGGACGCTGAATTATCTGCAGAGCCTTGGTGTTCCCGCAAACAAGCTGATGATCGGCGCCGCCAACTATCACCGTTCGAAGGCCACCAATCCGGGGGATATTCTCGAGTACACCTACGGTCTTGCCGGGGCGAGCAGTTATGGCGACAGCAACTGGAGTGGACGGGATCTGATCCTGGGCGTCGCTGGCCTCGGTTCCTGGGAAGCGGGGGTGATCGAAGGTTACGATCTCTATCAGAATTATCTGGATCGAAATCTCGCCCCCCGCAACGGCTACTGGCTGTATACCGACAGGGAGGCCAATGCGGATTATCTCTACAACGACAGTGTCGGTGCATTCATCTCGGTGGAGACGCCGCGCACCGTGGCCTTGAAAACCCAGTACGCAAAAGACCGTGGACTAGCCGGCATCTTTTTCTGGATGGCGGAGCAGGACAACGGTTACAACCTGAACGCGGTCAACCATGTGCTCGGCAATGCGCGCATCGTCGACCGCGCCGATGCGAGCCCCGCGGATCAGATTCCCGTGTGCGGGCGCAATCTGACCGCAGTTGAGTGTGAAACATTGATTGCGCCGCTGAAATAACGTCGCAGAATTTTCGGGCAGTCAGAGTTCTGTGCTGCCCGTTTTTATTGGCATAACAATAATGGTGAAAATATGAAAAATCGTTTCCAGCGTGCCGCCGCGAGGTGGCTTTGTGGCATTGCACTGTCGGTATTCGGCAGTGTGGCGTTTGCGGTAGATTGTTCCGGGTTGTCCAGCTGGAACAGTACTCAGGCATACAGCGGGGGCGCCCAGGTACAACATCAGGGCACTGCGTATCAGGCCAACTGGTGGAGTCAGGGGAAAGATCCCGCACAGTATTCCGGGCAGTGGCAGGAATGGACGGCGCTCGGGCAGTGTGATGGCAGTGGTTCGTCCGGTGGTTCCTCAAGCTCTTCAAGTTCATCCAGTTCTTCGTCGAGTTCCTCCAGCAGTTCCTCGTCCTCGTCTTCTTCCGGCTCTTCATCCGGCGGATCCTCCGGTGCCGGCAGCTGCACTTCGCCGCACTATATCGCGGGCACGAGTTATGTGGCTGGCCAGTTGGTGCAGAATGTGGGCGAGGAATTTGTGTGTGATATCGCCGGCTGGTGCTCCTCGGCCTCCGCATGGGCCTATGCGCCGGGAGAGGGGACATACTGGGAGCACGCATGGACTCAGGTGGCGAGCTGCGGTGGATCGTCCAGCAGTTCATCCGGATCATCGTCGTCTTCCGGATCTTCCTCCGGCAGTTCCTCGGGTGGCTCCAGCGGCAGCAACAGCAGTCGTTTGATTTCCGGTTACTGGCACAATTTTGACAACGGTTCCGGCGTGATCCCGATTGCGCAAGTGTCTGATGCATTTGATGCGATCAATGTATCGTTCGCTGAGCCTACGGGTGCCGCGCCGGGAGAAATCGGCTTTGTGCTCGACCCTCTATTCAATGAGCAGGAGTTTGTCGCCGGTATCCAGGCCAAGCAGGCGGCGGGTAAAAAAGTCATCATCAGTATTGGTGGTGCCAATGGTCAGGTGCGCCTGGAAAGTGCTCAGGCCCGCGATAATTTCGTCAGTTCCATGATTGGAATTATCGACCGCTACGGATTCGATGGACTGGATGTGGATTTTGAGGGGCACTCCCTGGAGTTGAACGCGGGCGATGTGGACTTCCGCAATCCGACTACGCCGGTGATCGTGCACCTGATCGAAGCATTGCAGGCGCTGACTTCGCACTACGGCGATGACTTCATGCTCACCATGGCTCCGGAAACATTCTTCGTGCAGCTGGGATACAGCTTCTACGGTGGCTCCTGTTCCGGCTGTGATCGCCGTGCTGGCGCCTACCTGCCGGTGATTCACGCCATGCGCGATCAGCTCGACTGGTTGCAGGTGCAGCACTACAACTCTGGCGCGATCATTGGTCTCGACGACCAGTATCACAGCATGGGCGTTGCGGATTTCCATATCGCCATGGCGGATATGGTACTCACCGGCTTCAATGTCGGCGGCAACCCGAATTATTTCTTCCCGCCACTGCGGCAGGACCAGGTGCTGATCGGGCTGCCTGCCAACGTGAATGCGGGGGGTGGGTTTACTTCAGTGAGTGAAGTGCACAAGGCGCTGAACTGTCTGGTAAAACTTCAGGGCTGCACCACTTACACCCCGCACACCAGTACCGGATGGACAGGGCTGGGCGGACTGATGACCTGGTCAATCAACTGGGACAAATTCAATAACTTTGAATT is a genomic window containing:
- a CDS encoding glycosyl hydrolase family 18 protein codes for the protein MKNRFQRAAARWLCGIALSVFGSVAFAVDCSGLSSWNSTQAYSGGAQVQHQGTAYQANWWSQGKDPAQYSGQWQEWTALGQCDGSGSSGGSSSSSSSSSSSSSSSSSSSSSSSSGSSSGGSSGAGSCTSPHYIAGTSYVAGQLVQNVGEEFVCDIAGWCSSASAWAYAPGEGTYWEHAWTQVASCGGSSSSSSGSSSSSGSSSGSSSGGSSGSNSSRLISGYWHNFDNGSGVIPIAQVSDAFDAINVSFAEPTGAAPGEIGFVLDPLFNEQEFVAGIQAKQAAGKKVIISIGGANGQVRLESAQARDNFVSSMIGIIDRYGFDGLDVDFEGHSLELNAGDVDFRNPTTPVIVHLIEALQALTSHYGDDFMLTMAPETFFVQLGYSFYGGSCSGCDRRAGAYLPVIHAMRDQLDWLQVQHYNSGAIIGLDDQYHSMGVADFHIAMADMVLTGFNVGGNPNYFFPPLRQDQVLIGLPANVNAGGGFTSVSEVHKALNCLVKLQGCTTYTPHTSTGWTGLGGLMTWSINWDKFNNFEFSTEHREFLDEL
- a CDS encoding glycosyl hydrolase family 18 protein yields the protein MQATIIKRMLKAGALWCGLLGSTAAVAYDCSGTQDYVDGASYGAGATVTNNENAYRCDVGGWCSQGGAYAPGVGWAWVHAWSDLGACEPGGSSSGGTGSSGSGSSSGAGSSSSGSGSGSGGSSGGENCPVYVAGGTYAAGDVVTNANGFYACSVAGWCSSGNGAYEPGVGWAWEQAWSTSSAAACGGSSSGGGVTVPDAYFCAAEWKTGTLYTQGSVVAYQGIAYRALVDTHSIAPGNTAYPGQWEIAGYPDDALCPVPIPNSIDYGEPQPVDGNPNVGTVNPTGAIAAARIADVQSTLSGTRGAVDPAADNGGDHAGLDVDNGARGSKLVPGSLPLQHNTYGLSAGTEIVSYIGDWAIYGRRYDFTKLPASNLNRIVYGFAGICYPDAKNEQDGGFPTSAPAAVMRTCNQSNLPDGAMAIADFEAAFLRDVGVAPTGVVGTESMYELDRDKVGGVFGVLYHLREQNPHLKLDLSVGGWTLSEGFPWMAHDPVRRKVFVDSIVHFLERYDFDGVDIDWEYPGSDGAVVGMAREDDGENYAILIRELRAGMDWLTQKTGKPYRLSSAIPAGLGRLQKIDWSEVHPYMDRLYAMTYDLTGAWERELSHHTPLYTNPMATGSSAGTSADWTLNYLQSLGVPANKLMIGAANYHRSKATNPGDILEYTYGLAGASSYGDSNWSGRDLILGVAGLGSWEAGVIEGYDLYQNYLDRNLAPRNGYWLYTDREANADYLYNDSVGAFISVETPRTVALKTQYAKDRGLAGIFFWMAEQDNGYNLNAVNHVLGNARIVDRADASPADQIPVCGRNLTAVECETLIAPLK